GCCGCGAGACACGGTGGCGTGGTTTCAGCAGCGCGGCGTGATGCTGAAAACGGAAGCCGACGGGCGCATGTTTCCCACCACCGACGACTCGGCGACGATTGTGAACTGTCTGGTGCAGGCGGCCGAGGCGGCGGGCGTGCAGGTAAAACCGGGCGCGGCGGTGACGGCGGTGGTGCGCGACGGGCAGGGCTTTGCAGCACAGTTGCGGGCGGGCGGAACGCTGCGGGGCGATCGCCTCCTCTTGGCTACAGGCAGCAGCCCCCAGGGATATCGCATCGCCCAATCTTTGGGGCATACCCTAGAACCGCCCGTCCCCTCGCTGTTTACCTTTAACGTGCCGGAGCCAGCGCTGCACGAACTGGCGGGTGTGTCGGTCGAGTCGGCGCAGGTGACAGTGAAATGCCCCGACCAGAAGCCTCTGACCCAAACCGGGCCGCTGCTGATCACCCACTGGGGACTGAGCGGGCCTGCGGTGCTAAAGCTATCCGCCTGGGGAGCCAGGGCGCTGCACAACTGCGGCTATCGGGCGATCGCCCAGATCCACTGGCTGCCTAATCAGTCCCCAGAGCAAATCCGGCAGAGCTTGCAGCAGACCAAGACCGACTGGGGCAAGCGGGCCGTCCGCTCCACGGTGCCACCCGATTTTCCCCTGCCGCGCCGCCTGTGGAACTATTTGGGCGATCGCGCTCAGGTTGCACCCGACCAGCGCTGGGCCGATTTGTCTAAACCGCAGCTTCATCACCTCCGGCAGGAACTCACCCAGGGGCAGTATGCCATTGCAGGCAAGGGCGTATTCAAAGAGGAATTTGTCACCTGCGGCGGCGTGTCGCTCAAGGAAGTCGATTTCAAAACGATGGCAAGCCGCGTTTGTCCGGGCCTCTACTTTGCGGGCGAAATCCTGGATATCGACGGTGTAACGGGCGGCTTTAATTTCCAGAGCGCCTGGACAACGGGCTGGCTGGCTGGAAAGGCGATTTCCGCAGGGATTGCTTCGCAAATCGCCCCGTTCGACTGAGCTAACCAAGCGCCAAACTAAGCGACAATTAAACCCCACTATCTCCCCACTATCTAGGGTTTTGATTAGGGTTTGAATTTCAGATTGGCGATTTTGGATTGCCTACAGCACTTCTGCAAACTTCCACGACAGCTTGCGATAGACCAGCGTGCCGATGATAAAGAACAACATCGCATAGCCCGCGCTGATCAGCAGGTAGTGTCCGTCGATATAGCCGTAAAGAAACAGGTTTCGCCAGTTAATCATCAGCGGCGCGGCCGGATTCAGCGGAATCAGCGGGCGGAATCGCTCAGGAATCATATCCGCCGTGAAAATAATCGGCGTAAAATAAAATACGAACGTCATCACAATCTGCGTGAGCCGCTCAATATCCCGCAAAAACAGGTTCAGCGTCGCCAGCACCAGCGCCAGCCCATAGACGGTAAAAAGCTGAACCACCATCATGACGGGCAGCCCGTAGAGCCACGCCAGCGTCGGCGATTTGCCGTAAATCACCATGAAAATGAGAATCACAGGCAGCGACAGCAAGAAATGCACCATGTGATTCAGAATGGTGGACAGCGAGAGGATATTGCGCGGAAAGTTGAGCTTTTTGATCAGGCTGGCATTGCCAACAAACAGATTGGGTGCGGAGCCGACGGAGTTCTGGAACCACTGCCAGGGAAACAGCCCTGACACCAGAATCAGCGGATAGCCCTCCACAGCCACCCGCATAATGCCGCTGAAGGCAATGTAGTAAACCATTGCAAAGGCCAGCGGACTGGCGATCGACCAGAGATAGCCCAGAAACTTGCCCTTGTAGCGGACTTTAAATTCCTTTTGAAACAGAACGAGTAGCAGATCGCGGTAGTTTTCGAGCTGGTGCTGGTTGAAGGCGAACTTCACACCCCGTTTTTGAATCGGTTTCAGTGCTGTCATAGGCTTGTGCCAAAACGCTCCTCGTTCAAACGCCACACTCTCTGTTTACAGTCTGTCTACAATCTGTCTACAGTAATCTGCCAATAACCTGTCTACAATCTTCCTAGCCGCTGGCTTGTCGTCCGGTTGCTGTCGGTGCAGCCTGCTGGGTTGCCAGGAGCGTAGTTTGCAATTATTCACACTCGATGCCTGATAATACTCTACTCTAAGGCGCTACGTCTCTAGGTGTAATGGGTTGGTGGAGCGGGGGAAACCTCGCGTCGTGAAACCTGTCGCGCCAGCCCCTTGCCTACCGATTCAAGCTGCGCCACACCCAGATCCCATGAGCTATTCCGTGCGAAAGACTGTGCCATGAAGATTGCTGTTGTCCATGAGTGGCTGGTCACCTATGCCGGGTCGGAGCGGGTGTGCGAGCAGATGTTGCAGCTTTATCCCGAAGCCGATTTGTTCAGCCTGGTGGATTTTTTGCCGGAGGATCTGCGCTTTTTTATTCAGCATCGCCCGGTGACGACTTCGTTTTTGCAGCATTTGCCGTTTGCTAATCCGCGCTTTCGGGCCTATCTGCCGCTGATGCCGCTGGCGATCGAGCAGTTTGACCTGTCGCCCTACGATGTGATTTTGTCGAGCCATCATGCAGTAGCCAAGGGCGTGATGACCCGCGCCGACCAGCTTCATATTAGCTACGTGCATACGCCCATCCGCTATGCCTGGGAAATGCAGCAGCAGTATTTTCAGGAAGCTCGGCTGCGGGGCCCCAAGGCCGCGATCGCCCAGGGAATTCTCCACTACCTGCGCCTGTGGGACGTTGCCTGCGCGAATCGAGTGGATCATTTCATTGCAAATTCCCGGTTTGTGGCTCGTCGAATTTGGAAAACGTATCGGCGGACTGCGGAGGTGATTTATCCGCCTGTGGCGGTGGATCGGTTCTCGCCAGCGGAAACCCGCGAGGACTTTTACTTTACGCTGTCGCGGTTTGTGCCCTACAAGCGAGTCGATCTGGTGGTAGAAGCGTTTACACAACTGGGCTTGCCGCTGGTGGTGATTGGCGACGGGTCAGAATTTCGGCGGGTGGCGGCCCTGGCGGGGCCAACTGTGCGTCTATTGGGCCGACAGCCTGATGCGGTCGTGCGCGATCACATGCAGCGCTGCAAGGCGTTTGTTTATCCGGCCGAGGAAGACTTTGGCATCGCGATGGTGGAAGCGCAGGCGGCGGGTGCGCCCGTGATCGGCTATGGGCGGGGCGGGGCTGCGGAGACGGTGATTCCTGGCAAGACGGGGATTTTGATGCCCGAACAGACGGTGGCGGCGGTGGTGGAAGCGGTGCGATCGCTCGAAGCGGGCGATTTCCGGTTTCACCCCGACGACTCTCGCCAAAACGCCGAACGGTTTAGCCCAGAACGCTTTCGCGCCGAGCTAGCGCAATTTGTAGATCAGCAGTGGGCAAAATTTCAGCAGGGATGAGGTAAAGATCCCCTAAAGTAATAGCGTGAGGAGTAACGGAACGCAATGCAACTTAACCGAACCCTACGTCCGGCGCTATCTGCTTTGAGCATCTCCACCCGCACCGTTCCAACGCTGGTGGGGATGATTAGCTCCGATCTGCTGATGCTGAGTCTGGCAGGAACGATCAGCGTCTATCTGCGCTGGTTTCTGGATGGCAAGTTTCAGCCGCTCCTCTACTGGCAACTGCTGCCGCTCATGGGGCTATTTGTGTTGGTGTATGCCGCGATTGGGCTATACCCCGGCGTGGCCCAGAGTCCGGTCGATGAGTTTCGCTGCGTCACCATTGGCACGAGTCTAGTGTATTTTCTGCTGGGTGTGACGATTTTTTTGCGGCAGAGCGGTGAGGTCTACTCACGCGGTATTTTTGTGATGGCGTGGCTATTGTCTATCGTGCTGGTGCTGATTGGGCGATCGCTCACACGACACTGGTTTGCCCGCAAGCGCTGGTGGGGCTATCCCGTCGTGGTGCTGGGGGCAGGCAAGACGGGCGAAATGGTGGTTCGCACGCTGCAAAAGCGCCCCCGCATTGGGCTGCGTCCGGTGGTGGTGCTGGATGACGACCCCGCCAAGCACGGCTCGCTGCACGGGGTTCCGGTGATGGGCGGCATTGATCTAGCTCCCATGATTGCGCGATCGCGCCGCATTCCCTACGCCATCGTGGCCATGCCCGGTGTGCCCCGCGTCCGCCTGCTGGACGTGATCGAACAGCACACCCAGACCTTCGCTCACCTGCTGGTCATCCCCGATTTATTCGACTTTTCTAGCCTCTGGGTCGAGGCGCGAGACATGGGCGGCATCCTGGGACTAGAGGTGCGGCAGCAGTTGCTCTTGCCGGGGCCGCGCCTGGTCAAGTTTGCGCTAGATCGCATCATTACCCTGTTCGGCGGGCTGCTGGTGCTGCCGTTTATCATCCTGATTGCGGTGCTAATTCGGCTCGATTCGCCGGGCCCCATTTTCTACGGGCAGACCCGCATCGGGCAAAATGGCGAATCGTTTAAAGCCTGGAAATTCCGCTCGATGGTGCAAAACGCCGACCAAGTCTTACACGATTATCTAGAAGCGCACCCCAAGCTGCGCCGTTCCTGGGAGCGCGACCACAAGCTCCGCCGCGATCCACGAGTTACCCGTGTCGGTCGGTTTCTGCGACAGACCAGCCTGGATGAATTGCCCCAGCTTTGGAACATCCTGCGCGGCGAGATGAGCCTGGTAGGACCGCGCCCGATTGTGGATGAAGAGATTCCGCGCTACGGCGACAAGTTTGCTCTGTATACAAAGGTCACGCCGGGGCTGACGGGGCTGTGGCAAGTGTCGGGGCGCAATAATTTGTCCTATAAAGAGCGGGTGAATCTGGATGCCTACTACGTCCGAAACTGGTCGGTGTGGCTGGATTTGTATATCCTGATGCGGACGGTGTGGGTGGTGCTGTCGGGCGAAGGAGCCTACTAACGTGGCGGGGCAAAAAGCCAGACGCGAACCTGTGCGGTTTTGGGGGCAAGCGCTCTCGCTGCGGACGGCGTGGGGTTCCGTGTGGAATTTGTTTTGGGTCAGCCTGATGGTCATGCCCTACGTTTCCTATCTGGGGCTACTGGGCATGGTGGCAGTGACGGCGCGGCTGTGGGGGCGGTTTCGGCGGGCAGGGCTGGACAGGGTCACGGGTGGTGGGCTGCTGCTGCTGAGCGGGCTGCTGCTGCTGAGCGGGCTGTTTGCCTACGATCGAGGCGAAGCGCTGCTGCAACTGGCGAATTTTTTGCCCTATTTCCTATTTTTCGCCATTCTGCCCTACTTGTTAAACTGCGTTGAACGGCTTGCCCAGATTGCCCTGGGGTTGGTTCTGGTTGCCATTCCCATCAACCTGATCAGCCTGGTGGAATACATTATCAAAATTCCCCGAATGCCCGTTTGGTGGCGGCATTTTCCGCTGTTTCGCTGGATTCGGGCCGCCCCCCACAAAGGCCGGGCAATGGTAATGTTTGACCACCCCAACGCAATGGGCAGCTTTTTGGTGCTGGTGATGGCGCTGGGGTTGGGGCTGATCCTCTATCGGCTGGCGCTGGATCGGGCCGTTGTGCCACACAGTCTGCCAGACTCCGCAGAGTCCGTTTGGTCAGACCGCCAACCCGACGCACAAAACGCTGGGGCAGAGGCCCTCCAGTCCGTTTCCCTGCGTTTGATTTCCGGTGCGACCTTGCTCAACCTGCTGGGCATTTTCTGCACCGGGTCGCGCAATGCCCTGCTGCTGGCGGTGCTGCAACTGCTGTGTTTTGCGCTGGTGGTGGCGCGGTCTAGCTGGAAGACCGTGGCGGCGGCGCTGGGCGGGCTGGTGGTGATGGTCGGCGGCGCAGCTGTGATTGGCATTGGCGGGCGATCGCTCGACTTGGCGACCTGGGCAGATGACCCCCGAACGAAACTGTGGGGCGCAGCGGTGCAGATGGTAGGTGACCACCCTTGGCTCGGCTGGGGCCTGGGCAACTACAAGCTGGTATATCCGCAGTACCTCACGCCCGACCTGATGGCCCTGACGGATTTTCAGGACATCTCCCATGCCCACAATCTGTGGCTGACCCTGGCCGTGGAGGCAGGCATTCCGGCAATGCTGCTGCTGACGCTGCTGGTGGGGCGGATCTGTGCGCGGGGTGTGCGGCAACTGCTGGCAAAAAGCCTGAAGGCTCCAGAGCGTGGCATTCTGTTTGGCTATCTCTTGGGCTTCTTCAGCAGCGTCGGCTTCGCGCTGTTCGACGTGCCGCTATACGATTCGCGGGTCAACGTGCTGAACTGGGTGCTGCTGGCAGGAATTTTTAGTTTTGCTGCCAAGAAACCAGTCAATTCCTCGCCTCTACCCTAGAGTTCTCTCGCTGGCTGCCTATCGCAAAACCGTGCTGACCATAATCGTCAGCGTTGCCGTTGCAATCAGCCCAAACGCCAGATTCACCACCTGATTCGATGCCTTTTGGTAGGCATCCACGCGCACGTTCGTCTGGCTCAGTTCTTGCTTGAGTCCGTCTACATCTATCTTCAGGCTGTCTAGCTCGACCTTGAGGGTGTCCAGACGCTCTAGGACTGCTTTTTGAAAACTGTCGGATGTGTCGGCGGCTTGCATGGGGCGTTGGGGTCGGTCGCAGCCTGCATCATCACCAAAAAGCCAAAAGTTAGGGCAGCCTTGCCTGCCCCAACTCTAGCTTAGAGAAAGTTGCTCAAGCGAAACGCAGTCGCAATCAGCGTCAGATCGACGCAACAAGCTTTGCTTCTTCCTCTTTGGGAATCACCCGTCCCTCGTCCTCAAATCCCACAATCTGGTCGAAGTTGAGATAGCGATAGAGGTCGCTGGCAAACGGGTCGATCTTTTTCGTCACGATCTCCATGTATTCTTCTACGGTCGGAATACGACCCAGCAGGGCGCAGACCGCCGCCAATTCTGCCGAACCCAGGTAGACCTGTGCGCCTTTGCCCATGCGGTTGTTGAAGTTGCGGGTGGAAGTGGAGAACACCGTCACGCCGTCATCGACGCGGGCCTGGTTGCCCATGCAGAGCGAGCAGCCGGGCATCTCCGTGCGGGCCCCCGCTGCGGCAAAGATGCCGTAATAGCCCTCTTCGCGAAGCTGCTGTTCGTCCATGCGGGTGGGCGGGGCAATCCACAGGCGCACCTTCACCGGGCCCGCGCCCTCCAGCACCTTTGCCGCGGCGCGATAGTGGCCGATATTGGTCATGCAGGAGCCAATGAAGACCTCGTGAATCGGGTCGCCCGCGCATTCCGACATTAGCTTGATATTGTCGGGGTCGTTGGGCGCGGCTACGATTGGCTCCTTGATTTGATCCAGATCTACCTCGATAATGTCGGCGTATTCTGCATCGGGGTCAGCACTCATCAGCGAGGGATTGGCCAGCCATGCCTCCATCTTGCGGACGCGGCGGAGGATCGTGCGGGCATCGCCATAGCCCCGTGCCACCATGTTCTTCAGCAGCGCCACATTGGACCGCAGATATTCTGCCACCGTGGCCTCGCTCAGCTTGATGGTGCAGCCTGCGGCGGAGCGTTCGGCGGTTGCGTCCGTCAGTTCAAAGGCTTGCTCCAGTTGCAGATCCGGCAGACCCTCCATTTCGATGATGCGACCGGAATAGACATTCTTCTTGTTTTCTTTTGCAACCGTCAGCTTGCCCTGCTGAATGGCAACGTAGGGAATCGCGTTTACCACGTCGCGCAGCGTTACGCCCGGTTGCAGCGTGCCCTTAAACCGCACCAGCACCGACTCTGGCATGTCCAGCGGCATTACGCCTAGCGCAGCCGCGAAGGCCACCAGCCCAGAGCCAGCCGGGAAGGAAATGCCCAATGGGAAGCGGGTGTGGGAGTCGCCGCCCGTACCCACGGTATCTGGCAGCAGCATTCGGTTTAGCCAGGAGTGGATGATGCCGTCGCCAGGACGCAGGGACACGCCGCCGCGAGAGGTGATGAAGTCGGGCAGGCTGTGGTGGGTTTTGATATCGACGGGTTTGGGATAGGCGGCGGTGTGGCAGAAGCTCTGCATCACCAGGTCGGCGCTGAAGCCCAGGCAGGCGAGTTCCTTTAGTTCGTCGCGGGTCATGGGGCCGGTGGTGTCCTGAGAGCCAACGGTGGTCATGATTGGTTCGCAAGACGTACCGGGGCGCACGCCCAGAAGACCGCAGGCCTTGCCCACCATCTTTTGCGCCAGGGTAAAGCCTTTGCCTGTGTCGGCGGGCATTTTCGGACGGATGAACAAATCGCTGGGGGGCAACCCCAGGGCCATGCGGGTTTTGTCGGTGAGCGATCGCCCAATGAGCAGGGGAATCCGTCCGCCTGCCCGCACCTCGTCCAGAATGGTATCGGGCTTGAGCGTAAAGGTGGAGATCACCTCGCCCGCCTCATTGGTGATTTCGCCCTTATAGGGATAGATGGTGATCACGTCGCCCGTTTCCATCTTCGTCACGTCGCACTCGATGGGCAACGCGCCAGAGTCTTCCATCGTGTTGAAGAAAATAGGCGCGATCTTACCCCCCAGGCAATAGCCGCCCGTGCGCTTATTGGGCACAAAGGGGATGTCTTCGCCCATGTGCCAGAGGACGGAGTTGGTGGCGGATTTGCGAGAAGACCCCGTGCCCACCACGTCCCCGACGTAGGCCACGGGATGTCCTTTTTTCTTTAGTTCCGCAATGGTTTCTAGGGAACCGGGCTGGCGGCTTTCTAGCATTACCGTCGCGTGGAGCGGAATGTCGGGGCGGGTGGTGGCGTGGGGCGCGGGCGAGAGGTCGTCGGTGTTGGTTTCACCAGGCACTTTGAACACCGTCACCGTGATAGCTTCGGGCAGCGGCGGGCGGCTGGTGAACCAGTCTGCATTGGCCCAGGCGGTCATGATTTGCTGGGCTGATTCGTTTCCGCTTTCCGCTAGTTCCTGAATGTCATGAAACGCATCGTAGATCAGCAGCGTCTTGCTGAGGGCGGCAGTGGCGGTGGCAACAACCTCTGCATTGGGCGAGTGCAGCAGGTCGATGAGCGATCGCACGTTGTAGCCCCCCATCATCGTGCCCAGCAGTTCCGTGGCGTATTGGGGCGAGATCAGCGGGCTGGAGGCTTCTCCCTTGGCGATCGCCGTTAGAAATCCTGCCTTTACGTAGGCCGCCTGATCGACCCCCGGCGGAATGCGATCGCGCAGCAAACTCACCAAAAATTCTTCTTCACCCGCTGGTGGATGCTTCAGCAGTTCGCACAATTCGGACGTTTGCTCAGCAGACAGTGGCAGCGGCGGAATCCCCAGCGCTGCTCGCTCTGCGACATGGTTACGATAGGCTTCCAGCATGATTAATTCTTGCTCCCAAACACCAGCGAAAGGGCGTGAATGATGTTAAACCGATGTTGAACCGATTTCAAGCGAACCGATTTCAAGCGCACTAATTTCAGGCGCACTAATTTCAAGAGCAACATCTTATCTCTACGCTAACGTGGCGAGAGTTATTAGTGAGCAGTTTGAGGATAGGGTCTGAAGGAACAGGTCAGGCCCTCATTCTCTCTCACTGCAAATTCACCACAAACTCTTCGCCTGCTATCGAAACGCGATCGCCCTCTACCAGTTTCCGTCCGCGCCGGGTTTCCACTGCCCCGTTCACGCTAACTTCGCCAATCTGAATCAGCACCTTGGCTTCGCCGCCCGTGGGCACTGCCTGTACCCATTTCAGAAACTGATCGAGCCGGATGGTTTCGGGAGGAGGATTGTCCATAAGAAGAGAAAGTTAAAAAAAGTCAGGGGGATATCCCTTTTGGATTTTAGATTGCCGATTTTGGTAAGAGACTCTGTTGTGCGGCATAGCAACCAGAACGAATAGCAACCGGAATACCGTGAAAAGCCCGCTACACCTGAGACACTACACCTGAGACTCTACACCTGAGACTCTACGAGAGTCCCTCCCGTCATCATCGCTGATCCACTCGTTTTACCGCACTCTCGGTTTCCTCGTTTTGCGCCGATGAATATCGACATCACCACTCCTGCAATCCTGTTTCCCACGATTTCGCTGCTGCTGCTGGCCTACACAAACCGCTTTGTGGCGCTGGCCAGCATCATCCGCAACCTGCACGCCAGCCACCAGAGCAAGCCTGACCCTATGCTGCGGCAGGAAATCGCCAGTCTGCGCTACCGCATCAAGCTGATTCGCAATATGCAGGCGTGGGGGGCAGCGAGTTTGCTGTTCAGCGTGATTTGCATTCTGCTGCTGTTTCTGGGGTTTGAAACGGCGGGCCGGTGGATGTTTGCCGTCAGCCTGGTGATGATGCTGATCTCACTGGCGCTGTCGCTGCGGGAAATCCAGCTTTCGGTCGTCGCCCTCGATCTGCACCTGCGGGATGTAGAACAGGAACGAGAACGAGGGCGATCGCCCGACTATTTTTAGGTGTGGATCTTTTAGGTGTGGATCAAACGTGACGGGTTCTGCAAAGTGATGGGGTGATGGAGTATTGAAAAAGTGATGGGGTGATGGAGTATTGGAGTAATGCACGCCACTCCGTCACCCCGTCACTCCATCACTCGCTCCGATAGACGGGCCGCTTGAACCGCAGCCCCGCGCTACGGCGTGGTCGTCAGCACCTTATCTTCCGCCGAAACCGCTTCCGGGCTATTGGCTTCCGACGGGGGAACCGCCTGCCAAAACTGGGGCAGATAGGTCGCCCAGTTGGCCAGGATGTGCTTGGCCTTGGCGCTGCCCGTGCGATCGGCGTGGGCTGCAATCAGGTCTTTCAACTGCTGTTCGCCGACGGGGCTGGTGACGCGCTGGATTTTAATAATCTCCGGGTTCACCTTGCTGGGGAAGCTGCCGTCTTCGTCCAGGAAGTAGGCCAGTCCGCCCGTCATGCCTGCGCCGACGTTGCGCCCGACCCTGCCCAGCACGACGATCACACCGCCCGTCATGTATTCGCAGCAGTGGTCGCCTGCGCCTTCGATGACGGCACGACCGAGGGAATTCCGCACAGCGAAGCGTTCGCCCGCTTGCCCGCTGGCAAAGAGGGTGCCGCCCGTTGCCCCGTAGAGGCAGGTATTGCCGACGATTACATTGCTGGCTGGGTCAAAACTGGCCGCCGCCGCAGGCTGGATGATAATCTCGCCGCCGTGCATCCCCTTGCCCACGTAGTCGTTGGCTTCGCCTTCCAGCTTCAGCGTCATGCCGGGGAGGTTGAACGCGCCGAAGCTCTGGCCCACGCTGCCCTGAAACTCCAGCGTCAGGTGTCCGGCAAAGCCCGTGTCACCATACTGCCGGGCGATCGCCCCCGCCACTCGCGCCCCCACGCTGCGATCCGTGTTGACCACGCCGACAGACTTAGTAAGAGTGGTTTGATTTTGAATCGCCGCCTGGACTGCGGGATCGGACAGAATTTCGTCGTCCAGCACGGGGCCGTTGCTGTGAACCGTCTCGTGAACCAGCCAACTGCGGTCTTCGCGAGTATCGGGCAGGTTGATCAGGCAGGACAGATCTAGCGTCTTGGTCTTGGTCAGCGTCACACCGTCGCGCACCTTCAGCAAATCAGCGCGGCCGATGATCTCGTTGAGGGAGCGGTAGCCCAGTCGGGCCAAGAGCGATCGCGCTTCTTCGGCGATGAAATAGAAGAAGTTGACAACGTGTTCTGGCGTGCCGGGGAAGCGCTTCCGCAGTTCCTCTTTCTG
The Thermoleptolyngbya sichuanensis A183 DNA segment above includes these coding regions:
- a CDS encoding RNA-binding S4 domain-containing protein, encoding MDNPPPETIRLDQFLKWVQAVPTGGEAKVLIQIGEVSVNGAVETRRGRKLVEGDRVSIAGEEFVVNLQ
- the acnB gene encoding bifunctional aconitate hydratase 2/2-methylisocitrate dehydratase, encoding MLEAYRNHVAERAALGIPPLPLSAEQTSELCELLKHPPAGEEEFLVSLLRDRIPPGVDQAAYVKAGFLTAIAKGEASSPLISPQYATELLGTMMGGYNVRSLIDLLHSPNAEVVATATAALSKTLLIYDAFHDIQELAESGNESAQQIMTAWANADWFTSRPPLPEAITVTVFKVPGETNTDDLSPAPHATTRPDIPLHATVMLESRQPGSLETIAELKKKGHPVAYVGDVVGTGSSRKSATNSVLWHMGEDIPFVPNKRTGGYCLGGKIAPIFFNTMEDSGALPIECDVTKMETGDVITIYPYKGEITNEAGEVISTFTLKPDTILDEVRAGGRIPLLIGRSLTDKTRMALGLPPSDLFIRPKMPADTGKGFTLAQKMVGKACGLLGVRPGTSCEPIMTTVGSQDTTGPMTRDELKELACLGFSADLVMQSFCHTAAYPKPVDIKTHHSLPDFITSRGGVSLRPGDGIIHSWLNRMLLPDTVGTGGDSHTRFPLGISFPAGSGLVAFAAALGVMPLDMPESVLVRFKGTLQPGVTLRDVVNAIPYVAIQQGKLTVAKENKKNVYSGRIIEMEGLPDLQLEQAFELTDATAERSAAGCTIKLSEATVAEYLRSNVALLKNMVARGYGDARTILRRVRKMEAWLANPSLMSADPDAEYADIIEVDLDQIKEPIVAAPNDPDNIKLMSECAGDPIHEVFIGSCMTNIGHYRAAAKVLEGAGPVKVRLWIAPPTRMDEQQLREEGYYGIFAAAGARTEMPGCSLCMGNQARVDDGVTVFSTSTRNFNNRMGKGAQVYLGSAELAAVCALLGRIPTVEEYMEIVTKKIDPFASDLYRYLNFDQIVGFEDEGRVIPKEEEAKLVASI
- a CDS encoding O-antigen ligase family protein produces the protein MAGQKARREPVRFWGQALSLRTAWGSVWNLFWVSLMVMPYVSYLGLLGMVAVTARLWGRFRRAGLDRVTGGGLLLLSGLLLLSGLFAYDRGEALLQLANFLPYFLFFAILPYLLNCVERLAQIALGLVLVAIPINLISLVEYIIKIPRMPVWWRHFPLFRWIRAAPHKGRAMVMFDHPNAMGSFLVLVMALGLGLILYRLALDRAVVPHSLPDSAESVWSDRQPDAQNAGAEALQSVSLRLISGATLLNLLGIFCTGSRNALLLAVLQLLCFALVVARSSWKTVAAALGGLVVMVGGAAVIGIGGRSLDLATWADDPRTKLWGAAVQMVGDHPWLGWGLGNYKLVYPQYLTPDLMALTDFQDISHAHNLWLTLAVEAGIPAMLLLTLLVGRICARGVRQLLAKSLKAPERGILFGYLLGFFSSVGFALFDVPLYDSRVNVLNWVLLAGIFSFAAKKPVNSSPLP
- a CDS encoding BaiN/RdsA family NAD(P)/FAD-dependent oxidoreductase; the encoded protein is MISASPAILIIGGGAAGFFGAIAAAESCPSAHVTLLEAAREPLGKVRISGGGRCNVTHACFDPAALVQHYPRGGKALRGAFTRFQPRDTVAWFQQRGVMLKTEADGRMFPTTDDSATIVNCLVQAAEAAGVQVKPGAAVTAVVRDGQGFAAQLRAGGTLRGDRLLLATGSSPQGYRIAQSLGHTLEPPVPSLFTFNVPEPALHELAGVSVESAQVTVKCPDQKPLTQTGPLLITHWGLSGPAVLKLSAWGARALHNCGYRAIAQIHWLPNQSPEQIRQSLQQTKTDWGKRAVRSTVPPDFPLPRRLWNYLGDRAQVAPDQRWADLSKPQLHHLRQELTQGQYAIAGKGVFKEEFVTCGGVSLKEVDFKTMASRVCPGLYFAGEILDIDGVTGGFNFQSAWTTGWLAGKAISAGIASQIAPFD
- a CDS encoding ABC transporter permease, which codes for MTALKPIQKRGVKFAFNQHQLENYRDLLLVLFQKEFKVRYKGKFLGYLWSIASPLAFAMVYYIAFSGIMRVAVEGYPLILVSGLFPWQWFQNSVGSAPNLFVGNASLIKKLNFPRNILSLSTILNHMVHFLLSLPVILIFMVIYGKSPTLAWLYGLPVMMVVQLFTVYGLALVLATLNLFLRDIERLTQIVMTFVFYFTPIIFTADMIPERFRPLIPLNPAAPLMINWRNLFLYGYIDGHYLLISAGYAMLFFIIGTLVYRKLSWKFAEVL
- a CDS encoding glycosyltransferase family 4 protein; this encodes MKIAVVHEWLVTYAGSERVCEQMLQLYPEADLFSLVDFLPEDLRFFIQHRPVTTSFLQHLPFANPRFRAYLPLMPLAIEQFDLSPYDVILSSHHAVAKGVMTRADQLHISYVHTPIRYAWEMQQQYFQEARLRGPKAAIAQGILHYLRLWDVACANRVDHFIANSRFVARRIWKTYRRTAEVIYPPVAVDRFSPAETREDFYFTLSRFVPYKRVDLVVEAFTQLGLPLVVIGDGSEFRRVAALAGPTVRLLGRQPDAVVRDHMQRCKAFVYPAEEDFGIAMVEAQAAGAPVIGYGRGGAAETVIPGKTGILMPEQTVAAVVEAVRSLEAGDFRFHPDDSRQNAERFSPERFRAELAQFVDQQWAKFQQG
- the wbaP gene encoding undecaprenyl-phosphate galactose phosphotransferase WbaP, translating into MQLNRTLRPALSALSISTRTVPTLVGMISSDLLMLSLAGTISVYLRWFLDGKFQPLLYWQLLPLMGLFVLVYAAIGLYPGVAQSPVDEFRCVTIGTSLVYFLLGVTIFLRQSGEVYSRGIFVMAWLLSIVLVLIGRSLTRHWFARKRWWGYPVVVLGAGKTGEMVVRTLQKRPRIGLRPVVVLDDDPAKHGSLHGVPVMGGIDLAPMIARSRRIPYAIVAMPGVPRVRLLDVIEQHTQTFAHLLVIPDLFDFSSLWVEARDMGGILGLEVRQQLLLPGPRLVKFALDRIITLFGGLLVLPFIILIAVLIRLDSPGPIFYGQTRIGQNGESFKAWKFRSMVQNADQVLHDYLEAHPKLRRSWERDHKLRRDPRVTRVGRFLRQTSLDELPQLWNILRGEMSLVGPRPIVDEEIPRYGDKFALYTKVTPGLTGLWQVSGRNNLSYKERVNLDAYYVRNWSVWLDLYILMRTVWVVLSGEGAY
- a CDS encoding DUF2721 domain-containing protein; amino-acid sequence: MNIDITTPAILFPTISLLLLAYTNRFVALASIIRNLHASHQSKPDPMLRQEIASLRYRIKLIRNMQAWGAASLLFSVICILLLFLGFETAGRWMFAVSLVMMLISLALSLREIQLSVVALDLHLRDVEQERERGRSPDYF